The Pseudomonas putida nucleotide sequence GAGGTTGGCCCCCCTCTAGCACTTGCGCAAGTTGCCCGGCCATGCTGGCGATGACCCGGCGCTGGCCATCGCTGAGCTGGTAGCCGCGGCTGGCGGCCTTGTCTTCGAACCAGCTGAGCAGCTCGCTCTGTTGAGGCGCGACAGTGCGCAGGCGCTGGCTGAGTTGGCGCAGCGGGGCAGGGATCCAGGCGGACAAGGCGAAGCCTCCTTGGGCAAATGTGGGGCTGCGCGCAGCTTGCCCGAGGCGAGCGGTTTTGACCAATGCAAAAAGTGCCAGGCATCTATCGCCTGGCACGATCTTTCAGGCCTTGCGCTCCAGCTGGCGCTCGATCATGTACTTCACGGTCAACCGACGTTCTTTCAGGTGGCGAAGGTCTTCGTCGACGAAATTGCCGGCCGAGATCGCTTCGGCGGCCAGCACCTGGTTGTCGATGTCCATGTACTCGTCGAGCAGGCGGTCCAGGGCTTTGTCCTGCTGGCGCCGCTGCTGAACGATTTCGCGCGGGTAGTGCAGGTCCTGGTAGAGGTCGTGGGATACGGGCATGGGGTCCTCCTTGGTCAATGCAGTTCGCTTATCTGATTGGAAGGGAGGAATGCGATTGTGTTGAAGCGAGGCGGTGGAAAAACGACGGGTGGTTGCCCTGGCAGGTCATGAAAACGGCTCGGAAGCACTAACTTGCTGTTTTAAGGCATTTTTTTCACGTTGGGGGGTTTACAAGGCGAATCTATGTGTTAAAGTGCCGCGCATTCCAAGACAACAACCCAGTTGTCACTCAGTTGGAATTGTCAGAGCAGCATCAGCTGCATCCGATACAGGGGCGTCGCCAAGCGGTAAGGCAGCAGGTTTTGATCCTGCCATGCGTTGGTTCGAATCCAGCCGCCCCTGCCATTTTCTCTCTTCAAAAACAAAATTTCTCAGTCAGTGCAGGCGAACGTCGGCGCTGGATTTTGCCGTTTCTGTTTCCTGCGCCGGCCCTTTCGCGGGGCTGTAAAAGCAGGTCTAGCCGGCCACCCGCAGCAGTTCATTCAGCACCCTGGCCAGCTCATCCGCCTGCACGGGCTTCTGCATCACCAGGCTCCCTGGCACCTCCAGCCCTTCCAGCTCCGCATACCCGGTCAGGAACACCACCGGCAGCCGTGGGTAGCGGTCGCGCGCCGCCAGGGCCAGCTGCCCACCGTTGAATTCGGGCATGGCAAAGTCAGTCAGCAGCAGGTCGACATCGTCGTCCAGCAGGGCCAGCGCCTGCTCCCCGCTGTGCGCCTGGCGCACCTGGTAGCCATACTGGCGCAGCACGTCACCGAGCATGTCGCGTACCAGGTGATCGTCATCCACCAGCAGCACCGTGCGGTCCCGGCCACTGTCATCGCTCGGCAGGGTGGCTGTCGGTGCTACAGGATCGATGGCCATCATCTGCTTCACCGCCGGCAGGTACACCGCCACCTGGGTGCCATGCCCAGGCTCGGTATCGATGCGCACACCACCGCCGGACTGCTTGGCGAAACCGAACACCTGGGCCAAGCCCAGGCCGGAGCCTTTGCCGATGTCCTTGGTGGTGAAGAACGGCTCGAACACCTTGGCCAGCACCTCTTCGCTCATGCCGCAGCCGGTGTCACGAATGCTCAGCATCACGTACTCGCCGGGCTCGGGATCTTCCGGGCGCTGCGGGCGGGCCTTGATGCGGGTGTTGCGGGTCGACAGGGTCAGCTGGCCGCCTTCGGCCATGGCGTCGCGAGCGTTGATGGCCAGGTTGAGAATGATCATCTCGGTCTGGGTCGGATCGGTCAGTGCCTGCCACAGGCCATGGTCCAGATCCAGGCGCACCAGGATGTTGCCGCCAAGGGTGCGGCGCAACAATTCCTCCAGGCCAGTGAGGGTGCGGTTCAGGTTCAGCGGCACCGGCTCCAGGCGCTGGCGGCGGGAGAAGGCGAGCAATTGCGAGGTCAGCTTGGCCCCGCGCTCACCGGCTTCGCGGATATGCGTCAGGCGGCTGCGGGCCTTGTCCAGGTTACCCTTGTCCAGGTCGCGTTCAAGGAAGCTGGCGCCGGTGAGGATGACCGTGAGCAGGTTGTTGAAGTCGTGGGCGACGCCGGCAGTGAGCTGGCCGACGGCCTCCAGCCGCTGCATCTGCTGCAGCGCCGCCTCGATGCGTTCGCGTTCGGTGATCTGTTCGCGCAGGCGGGTGTTGGCTTCGGCCAGGCCCAGGGCAGTTTCGCGCTCGCTGGTGATGTCCCGCGCCACCACGTAGAGCAAGGTGTCTTCCGGCACCACCACCCAGGACAACCAGCGCAACTGACCACCGGCATGCTGGATGCGGCCGACGAAGCGGGCGCTGGTGCGGCCATGGGCGAGGGCCGCCAGCTCGGTGAGCAACGCCTCCTGATCCACCTCGGGCAGCAGGTGCAGCAGCGAGGTCTGGCTCAGGCGCTCGCGGGAGAAGCCCAGGCTGGCCTCCCAGGCCGGGTTGAGGGCCACCGGGGTCAGGTCCTTGTTGAGCACCGCGAGCAAGTCCTGGGACAGCTCCCAGGCACGGTCCCGCTCACGGGTGCGGCGCTCGACCCGTTCACCGAGCATTTCGTTGAGCTGCCTTAGCGCCTGGGTCGCCTGGCGCTGGGTATGGATGTCCTGCAATACCCCGGAAAACCGCGTGCACTGGCCGTCGACGAACTGGCACTGGCCGCTGCTGAGCAGCCAGCGCGGCTCCAGGCCATTGGGCTGGGCAATGCGAAACTCGACCCGGTACAGCCCATCGCTGTCCGGGCGCATGGCCTGCTCGACGGCTTCGCGCACCTTGGCCTGGTCGTCGGGGTAGATGCCGGCATAGAACACCTGCAGGCTCATCTCGGTCTCGACCGGCAGGCCGAACAGGGTCTTGCAACGGTCGTCCCAGAGCAGCTGGCCCTGTTGTGGCCGGAAGTCCCAGGTGCCCATGCCGGCGGCATCGATGGCAATGCGCGCGCGGGCCTCGACATCGGCCAGGGCTTCTTCCGCGCGGCGCCGGCGCTGACGCTCCTGCACTTCGGTGAGGGCCCGGCGCACGGCCTTGGGCAGCAGCGGCAGGTTCTTCTTCAACACATAATCGGTGGCGCCCAGGCGGACCATTTCCACCGCATGTTCTTCACCGTAGATGCCCGAAAGAAAGATGAACGGCGTGTCGGGTGCCAGGCGCTGGGCAATGGCCAGCACATCGGTGCCGGAAGAACCCGGCAGCACGCAGTCGCAAAGGATCAGGTCGAAGCTGGCCTGGTGCAGCGCGTGCTCGACGCCGATATGGTCGAACACCAGTCGTGATTGCACCTGCAACCCGCTGCGCTCCAGGCGCATCAGGGTCAGCTCGGCATCCATCGAGCTGTCTTCGACCATCAACAATTTGAGCGGTGTCGGCAACATCTTTGCGGGGGCCTCAGTTGCTGGCGCGACGGTTCAGGCGCAGCGAGCCGGGTGGCGGCTCGTTGAGTACCGCCCAGAATACCCCCAGGTCGGAGATCGCCGCGACGAACTCCTTGAACTCCACGGGCTTGACCACGTAGGCATTGACCCCCAACTCATAGGCGCGCAGCAGGTCGGGCTCTTCACGGGAAGAGGTCAGCATCACCGTCGGGATGCTGCGCAGCTCTGCGGTGGCGCGGACTTCCTTGAGCACTTCCAGGCCATCGACCTTGGGCAGCTTCAGGTCCAGCAACAGCACGGCCGGGTTGCCATCGTCGCGATTGGCATAAGCGTTGCGCCGCAGCAGGTAGTCGAGGGCTTCGGCGCCGTCGCGCAGGACGATGACCTCATTGGCCAGCTGGCTGCGCTCCAGCGCCAGCAGCGTCAGCTCCAGGTCCCGGGGGTTGTCTTCGACCAGCAGGATGGGCTTGAGCATGGTGATACGGGTACCTCAGTTGGTTGCTGGTTGACGGGGCAGGGTGAAGTGGAAGCTGGCGCCTTGGTCGACCTGGCCTTCGGCCCAGACTCGTCCATCATGGCGCTCGATGATCCGCCGCACGCTGGCCAGGCCGATGCCGGTGCCTTCGAAGTCTTCCATGCGGTGCAGGCGCTGGAACACCCCGAACAGTTTATTGGCGTAGGCCATGTCGAAGCCTACACCATTGTCACGGATGTACACTTCGGTCTCGTCCCGGTGCTGGCGGGCGTGGATCGCGATGTGGGCGGGTTCACGGCCACGGGTGTATTTGATGGCATTGGCGATCAGGTTGTGCAAGGCCATGTTGATGAACGCCGGGTCGGCAATCACCTTGGGCAGTGGCGCAATGTCCCAGACGATGTCGCGGCCTTCATAATCGGGGGCCAGCTCCTGGCGGATGCTGTCGACCAGCGTGTTGAGGTCGACATCCGACAGGCGCAAGGCCGAGCGGCCCATCTGCGAGAAATTGAGCAGGTTGTCGACCAGGCTGCCGGCGAAGTGCGCGGCTTCATCGATGTGCTGCAGGAAGCGCTTGCCGCGTTCGCTCAGGCCCTGGCCCTCGATTTCGCCGAGCAGCTCGGTGTAGCCGGCGATATGGCGCAACGGGGCGCGCAGGTCGTGGGACACGCTATAGGAAAAGGCTTCGAGTTCCTTGTTCGAGCGGCGCAGCTCGTTGGCCAACTGCGCCAGCTCCTCGGCCTTGCGCAGCACGATCCCCAGCACTGCCGTGCGCAGCTCGAGTACGCCTTCGATGACCAGCGAGTCCCAGGGTTGGCAGTAGCCGCTGATCTGTTCCTGCCAGCGATCAAAGCTGTGTCGCGGGTTGAGCGCACCCTGGGCGCCGATCTGCTTGTCGGGGCGCCCGGCCCAGTCGACCGTGCGCACCTGCTCGGGGCGGAACCACAGCAGGTAATGCGAGTGGATCTGCGAGATGGCCACTGCCAGCACGCCGCCGGCATGGGCAGCCAGCTCTGGCAGCTCATCGATGTCATGGCGCAGGTTGTCGCTGTGGAACACCGCCTCGTCACCGCGTTGCTCCAGCCAGTGCACCAGGGCCGTGACTTGCGCCGCAGGCGGGGTCAGGCCGATCAGGTCGCAGCGCTCGGCGGAGATGACCGCCGCGCCACTGGCCCCGGCGAATGCCAGCAGCACCTCGGGCAAGTCGCGCAGGCCCTCGCTGACGCTGTCGTGGTCGGCCATCGACGAGATCATGCGCACGATGTGCTGGCGCAGGTCAAGCAACTGGCGGGTCCTGGCGTGCGACTCGCGGGTCTCGATCTGCAGCGACAGCACGCTGGCCAGCAGTTCGCAGGCGGTGCGGGTACGGAACTCGACCACGCGCGGCTGGGCGTGGTGGCAGGAGATCAGGCCCCAGAGCTGGCCATCGACCATGATCGACAGCGACATCGAGGCCAAGGTGCCCATGTTGCGCATGTACTGCAGGTGCACAGGTGACACGCTGCGCAGGGCGGCGAAACTCATGTCCAGGGGCTTGCCGGTGCGCGGGTTGATGGCGGGCAGCAGGGGTGAGGCCTGATAGTTGGCATCTTCGATCACGCGGATGCGGTTGACGCGGTACAGGTCGCGGGCCTGGCGCGGGATGTCCGCAGCGGGGAAGCGCAGGCCGAGGTAGCGCGGGTAACCGGCGTCGGCCTGCTCGGCGAGCACCTCGCCATTGCCCTCGGCGTCGAAGCGGTAGGCCTTGACCCGGCCGAAGCCGGTGATGCGCTTGACCTGCACCACGCACTGCTGAAGTAACTCTTCGAGGCTGTCGGCATTGTGCAGGCTGCTGACGAATCCCCGCACCAGCGGGTAATAGTCGCCCTGGTCGGCCAGGTCTGCAGGCTGGCGGAAGGGCTCGAACTCGGCGATCAGCACTTCGTCGTGGCGGTGCGTCAGCAGGCGCAGCATGTCTGTGCAGGGTGCACCCTGACGCAAGCGTACATCACCGATGTGGAACGGGAAGGCCTCGTCGTTGGGCAGGCGTTCGAGCCTGGCGCGCAGGTCGAAGATTTCGCTGACCACGTCGGCGAAGGTGCAGCCAATCAACTCACGTGCTGGCAGGCCCAGCCACTGTTCGACATTCTCGCTGGCCTGGAGGATGCGCAGGTCGTGCTCATCCAGCACCAGCAGGAAGCCGTGCGGCCGGATGCTGCCGGGGACCTGGATCGGCTCCTCGGCGCAGCGCTCCACGGCGGCGGCGAGCGCGTTGTCTGCAGTCATCAATGGCAAGGCTCCTGTGATGTTCGTCCATGCGTGCCGCGTTACCGGCCCTTGGCCATTTGAGGCATAGGATGCCCAAGGGTTCGCTTTGGCGGGGAAATTTCTGCCCGCTTCCCTAGGGCTTTGTCGTTAACACAAAAGAATGGCACCCCGCCATCACGATTCGTCCACCTGCTGCTACGCTCAAAATGTACGGTAGAACAACAAGGATAACCCAGTGACGGAACGCTTTCTGGCCGTGCTGTTGGGCCTGTTTTTGAGCGGTATGGCCGGGGCGGCGGATTTCCTCGTGGAAGTGCGGGTCCTGGTAGAGCGTGGCTGCATGCTGACCCACCAACAGCGTGATGCGGGTGCACAGGCCCTGGGCGTGATCGACCTGGGCACTGCCGCACGCCTGGATGGGCCCGGCGCGCCATTGAGTGGCGTGCTGATCAACCAGCGCCCACCGCGCCTCGAGTGCAACCCCGACACGCCTTACCAGGTGCGGGTCGACGGCGGCCAGCACGGCGGCGTCGGCGAACTGCGGTTTCTTGGCAGCGACGATGGCAAGGCCAGGCCGATCCCGTACCGGCTGTACCGCGATGCTGCCTGGCGTGAGCCGGTTGTCGTCGGTGAGGCCCATGCCGCTCGCGTACCGGACAGCGGTTCGGTTGTGCTGCCGCTTTATGCCCGCATCGACAAACTGGCCTGGGTGCCGCGCGCAGGGCAGTACGCCGACCTGCTCAAAATCACCGTCACCTGGTAGCGAGGCCGCCATGCACAAGGACGTCACGCCATGAACCGCACATCGATCCTGCTGCTCAGCCTCGGCCCGCTGCTGCTGCCCAGTGGCGCGGCACATGGTACCACCACCGGTTTCATCCAGGCGCGCCTGGTGATCAGCGCCGCCTGCCAGATCAACAGCGGCGACCAGCCGCCTGCCACCCTGGGCAACCCTGGCCTGATGGACTTCGGCCAGCGCGGCCCGAACTGGGATACACCGCTGCGCAGCCGGGTCGACGAGGCGGGCGGCGAAGGCAGCCTGCAGATCAGTTGCACGCCCGAAGTGCGGGCTTTCAACGTGCGCATCAATGCTGGCCAGAATGGCGACGATGGCGTGCGCCGGCTCAGCAATGGCCGCGTAATGATCCCTTATCAACTGGCGGTCGACCCTGGTGGCAACAGCCGCTACGGCATCGGCCAGGCCCGTGCGTTCACCGTCAGCAGCACCGAGCAGATTCCGATTCCCATCTACGGCGTAGTGGTGGCGCAACCGCGCGCGCTGCCGGCCGGGCTGTATCGCGACACCCTGAGAGTGACCCTGGACTGGTAAACGACGCAAGGAGACTCCGATGCGAACGACTTTCACCCATTGCATGCTCGCCGGCCTCGGCCTGGCCATGGCCGCTCACGCCCAGGCCGCCACGGTGACCGGGACCATCACCTCGACCTTGACCCTGACCTCGGCATGCCAGGTCAATGGCGCTGGCGGCACCTCAGGGTTGAACTTCGGTGCCCTGAACTTCGGCACCCAGGAAGCCCTGTTCACCACGGCCAACGCCCAGGTGCTGGGTGGCGGCGGTGGCGCCATGAGCATCCTCTGCTCGGCCGGCACGGTACCGGCGATCCGCGTGCGTGCTGGGTCCCACGATGGCCAGTCGACTGGCGGTACGCGTGCGCTGGCCGACGGCGCCGGCAATTTCGTGCCCTACGACTTCTACACCGATTCCGGGCGCACCACGTTGCTGGCCATCGACGGCACCATCACCTTGCCGACCAGCACCGGCGTGGCGCAGACCGTCAACCTGTATGGCCAGGCGCGTGGCAAGGCCGGCCTGCCGGCTGGGACGTATACCGACACGGTGGCGGTCGAGCTGTCGTTCTGAGCCCGGTTCGCCGCCATGCGCGCCTGGTTCGGTGGTTGCCTGACGGGGTTCGGCCTGTTGCTGGCCACGCCCCTGGATGCGGCGACCTCCAGCACCTTCCAGGTGAGTGCGCAGATCGTTGCCGGTTGCCTGGTGGTGGGCGGGGTGACCAGCTATGGCGCGCTCGACTTCGGCACCCAGTCGGCGCTGTCCACCGGCATTCTCAGTACCTCGTTGGGCGGAACCACGGTGACCTTCCAGTGCACCCCCGGCGTGACCCTGAGCATGAGCCTGGACGGTGGCCAGAACAGCGCCAGTGGTACACGTAACCTCAAGCGCACGGGCGGCACGCAGGTGCTGGCCTACCAGTTGTACCGGGACGCGGCCTACAGCCAGGTCCTGGGTATTGGCCAGAGCGTGGCGGTGAGCTACACCGACGCCACGGCCATCAAGTTGCCGGTGTATGGCCGTACCCAGTTGCCCGGCACCTTGCCGGCCGGGACCTACACCGATGTGGTGCAAGTATCGGTGACCTGGTGAACACACCAGCACCCAAGAAAAAGAGACCAAGGAGAGCGGCATGTGGGTAGGCGCGAAGTGGGCGCAAGGTGTGATCGGTATGTTGTTGTTGGCGAGCCTGCCGGCGGGGGCGGCCACCTCGGTGCTGATCTGGCCGATCGACCCGGTGCTGGAGGCTGATCAGAAAGCCGGTGCACTGTGGCTGGAGAATCGTGGCACGGCTCCGGCCAGCTTGCAGGTACGGGTGTTCGCCTGGCGCCAGGGCGACTACCAGGAGCAGTTCCAGGCCCAACGCGAAATCATCGGCAGCCCGCCGGTGGCCAACATTCCCCCTGGGCAGAAGCAACTGATCCGCCTGACCCGCACTGGCAGCTCGCCGGTCGGCCAGGAGCAGGCCTACCGCATCATCATCGATGAAATCCCTTCGCCGTTGCCGACCGATGCCGCCAGCCAGGGCACCACGGCGGCGATCCGCCTGCAGATGCGCTATTCGGTGCCGTTGTTCGTCTATGGCGAAGGGCTGTGGGGCAAGGCCGACCCGCAAGGCAAGCGCAATGCCGACGGCGTCGGCAAGCCGCAACTCAGCTGGCGCCCGGTGACGGTGCAGGGCAAGCCCTATGTGGAAATGCGCAATACCGGCCCTGTGCATGCGCGCCTGACCGATGTGGTGGTGCAGCACGGTGGCCAGGCCAAGCCGTTGGCCGAAGGCCTGCTTGGCTATGTGTTGCCCGGTGCCAGCATGCGCTGGCCGGCACCGGCTACGCCCAACGCTGGCAGCGTGATCAAGGGGAGGGTGAACGGTCAGGAAACGGCCGAAGTGATCCGGCAAGGGCAATGAGCCCGCTGCGCAATGAAGGGCAAGGGCCATGGAGGACCTGGCAATGGTCGGAATCCGTGTGTGAGATGGCTGTCGCGGGCTTCGCGTTGCTGGTGCCTGGGGCTGACCTTGTTCGGCCCCAGCCTGGCGCTGGCCGACGACCTGCCACCACCGCCCAGCGAAACCACTGCCATCGGCGACGCCACGCTGTACCTCGACCTGCTGGTGAACCAGATGCCCAGGGCTGAGCTGGTGCCGGTGCAGCAGCGTGCCGGCCGCCTGTTCCTGGACAGCGAGGTGCTGCGCGGCCTGGGCGTCAAGCTGCCGGGCGACCCGCAAGGTGAAGTGGCGTTGGACGCTGTGGCCGGCCTGCACACCGATTACGACAGCCAGAACCAGCGTTTGCTGCTGCAAGTGCCACCGGCCTGGCTGCCGGACCAGCAGGTCGGCGACCGCGGCCTGTACCCGGCCAGCGAGGCGCGCAGCAGCTTCGGTGCCTTGTTCAACTACGACCTGTACCTCAACGATACCGATGACGGCGGCTCCTACCTGGCCGCCTGGAACGAACTGCGCCTGTTCGACAGCTGGGGCACGTTCTCGACCACCGGCCAGTGGCGCCAGTCGTTCAATGGCGCGCAGAGCGATGCCAACCGCCAGGGCTTCCTGCGCTATGACACCACCTGGCGCTTTACCGACGAGCAGCGCCTGCTGACCTATGAGGCCGGTGACTTCGTCACCGGGGCATTACCCTGGACCAGCTCGGTGCGGGTCGGCGGCGTTCAATTGTCTCGTGACTTTGGCGCACGTCCGGACCTGGTGACCTATCCCTTGCCGGCCTTTGCCGGCGAAGCGGCAGTGCCAACCTCGCTGGACTTGTTCATCAATGGCTACAAGTCCAGCACCACCGAATTGCAGCCCGGCCCGTACACCCTGACCAACGTGCCGTTCATCAACGGCGCGGGTGAGGCGGTGGTGGTGACCACCGATGCCCTGGGCCGGCAGGTGTCCACTACCTTGCCGTTCTATGTGACCAGCAGCCTGTTGCAGAAAGGCCTGTCGGACTTCTCGGTGGCGGCCGGCAGCCTGCGCCGTGACTATGCCGTGGAAGATTTCGGCTACGGAACCGGTGTCGCGTCGGCCAGCCTGCGCCACGGCGTCAGCGACAGCTTCACCCTGGAAACCCACGTCGAAGCCGCCGAGTCGCTGCTGCTCGGTGGCCTGGGCGGCAACATGCGCCTGGGCACGTTCGGCGTGCTCAATGCGGCCTTTGCGCAGAGCCAGTTCGAGGGGGAGCAGGGCCACCAGGTCGCCCTCGGCTACCAGTACAACAGCCAGCGCATCGGCTTCAGCTATCAGCGCCTGCAGCGGTATGGCGAGTACTCGGACCTGACCCGGGTCGACCTCCCCGACATGCAACTGAGCCAGCGCAGCGAGCAGGTGACCCTGAGCGTCAACCTCGATCAATACGGCAGCCTCGGCGCCGGCTATTTCGATGTGCGTGCCGGCGACGACACGCGCACCCGGCTGATCAACCTGAGCTGGAGCAAGCCGCTGTGGGGCAACAGCAGCCTGTACCTGTCGGCCAACCGCGAGGTCGGCGACAGCAGCTGGGCGGTGCAGGCGCAGGTGGTGATTCCGTTCGACTTCGGCAGCACCCTGGCGGTGAGCACCGAACGCAGCAGGGATGGCGAAAGCCTGCAACGGGTCAACTACAGCCGCGCCGTGCCGGTGGGCGGTGGCGTCGGCTACAACCTCGGCTATGCCGGCGGCAGCGACCGCGATGCCTACCGCCAGGCCGACGTCACCTGGCGCCTGCAATCGGTGCAGTTGCAGGCCGGGGTGTACGGCAGCAGCGGCGAGATGACCCGTTGGGCCGACGCCAGTGGTTCGTTGGTGTGGATGGACGCCGGGATATTCGCCGCCAACCGCATCGACGATGCCTTCGTGGTGGTCAGCACCAGTGGCTACGCCGACGTGCCGGTGCGTTACGAAAACCAGGAAATCGGCCGCACCGACCGTAGCGGTCACTTGCTGGTGCCATACAGCAGCGGCTATTACCGCGGCAAGTACGAGATCGACCCGATGAACCTTCCGCCCGATGTGTTGGCTGCCGAGGTAGAGCAACGGGTGGCGGTGCGCCGTGGCAGCGGCTACCTGCTGGAGTTCCCGCTCAAGCGCGTGCTGGCGGCGAGCATCGAGTTGGTCGATAGCCATCAGCAACCGCTGAAGCTCGGCAGCACGGTCACCCACCAGGAAAGCGGCAGCCAGGCGGTGGTCGGCTGGGACGGCCTGGTGTACCTGGAGAACCTGTCGCCGCACAACCGCCTGCAAGTGGCGTTGGAGGGGGGCGGGCAGTGCCAGGTCGAATTCGACCTGCCGGAATCGGCAGGCTCGATTCCGCTGATTGGTCCGCTGGTATGCAGATGAAAGGCCTGTTGTGCAGCCTGCTGCTGTTGCCAGCCGGTTCGGCCTGGGCGCTGTGCTCGTCGGTGGCAACCCAGCCAGCGGGATTCGGCACGGTCAACTCGACCCTGGTGCGTACCACGGTACAGAGCGCTTCAAGCACCAATTCCGGCTTGCAGTGCACCGGCTCGCTATTGAGCCTGCTCAGCTCCAACGACCACTTCTACGCCACCATCACATCCACCACCAGTGGATTGGTCGGCCCTACAGGCGACGTGATTCCATACACCCTGTACGCCGACAACAGCACCAGCTATCCGATCACCCGCGGCGTTGCCTTTGACTTCGCGCGCAATGGCATCCTCGATCTGCTGGGGTTGCTCAATGGCACTACACCCAAATCCGTGCCGCTGTACATGAAGACCCAGATTGGCAGCAATGTCGCCGCGGGTGTGTATCAGGAGACCCTGACCATCGCCTGGAGCTGGGACTACTGCTCCGGGATCGGAATTGGCAGCATCTGCCTGGGGCGTGACATAGGCGCCGGCAGCCGGACATTGAACGTTAGCCTGACCGTGAGCAACGACTGCCAGATCACCACGCCCAACATCAGCTTCGGCAGCGCGCCGGTGGTGGCCGGGTTTGGCACGGTAAGCCAGAGCGTGAACCTGTCGTGCACCAAGGGCAGTGCCTACACGGTGGGCTTGAATGATGGGGAGAATGTGTCGGGTGGGCGGCGGCGGATGAAGTCCACGGCCGGCAACTACCTGGCCTATGACATCTTCAAGAGCGCAGGCACCGTGCGCTGGGGCTCGCTGACCACGGCCCGGCGCTCCAGCAGCGATGCCGACGTGAACCCCGGAAACGGGACCGGGACCGGGAGCCAGGTGTTCAACTACAACGCCAAGGTCTATACCGACCAAGCGACACCACCGGCGGCGAGTTACCTCGACAATGTGATTCTGGATGTGCAGTTCTGAGGGGGCAGTCCTGTGCTGGCCTCTTCGCGGGACAAGCCCGCTCCTACAAGAGCAGCGCTGCGCGGTCCCTGTAGGAGCGGGCTTGCCCCGCGAAGAGGCCGAACCTGCTCAGCGCAGATCGTCGACCACTTTCAACAGGGTCTCCAGCACCGCCCCGGCCAACGCCTTGGACCGTGCCCCTGACCACTGGGCCACCGGCTCCGGCGCATCGTCATGGTCCTTGAACGGCATCTCCAGGGTCAGCGACAGGCAGTCATGGGCCATCCCCACCGCATTGCACGCCAGCGTGGTGTTCGCCTGGCCCGGTTCGTCCCGCGTGTAGCCATGCACCGTCTGGAAGTCTTTGGTCACGCTGCACAAGGTCGTGCGGAACTGCTCCTCCAGCTTGGCCAGCCGCGGCGTGTACCCTGGGTTGCCCTCACAGGCCGCCGTGAACACATGGGGAATTTCCTCGTCCCCATGCACATCGATGAACGCATCCACCCCGTATTGCTTCATCTGCGCCTGGGCGAAGAACACCTCCGGGCTGAACTCGACACTGGCATCCTGCCAGGCCCGGTTCAGGTCCTTGCCCTTGAAGTTGGTGCGCAGGTGGCCGAGGAAGGCGCCGTCCGGGTTCATATTCGGGATCAGGTACAGGTCGGCCTTTTCCAGCAGTTTCTGAACGGTTGGGTCATTGGCTTGCAACCGGTCGATCACCCCTTCCATGAACCACTCGGCCATGTGCTCGCCCGGGTGCTGCTGGGCAATCA carries:
- a CDS encoding Csu type fimbrial protein → MRAWFGGCLTGFGLLLATPLDAATSSTFQVSAQIVAGCLVVGGVTSYGALDFGTQSALSTGILSTSLGGTTVTFQCTPGVTLSMSLDGGQNSASGTRNLKRTGGTQVLAYQLYRDAAYSQVLGIGQSVAVSYTDATAIKLPVYGRTQLPGTLPAGTYTDVVQVSVTW
- a CDS encoding M14 family metallopeptidase, producing MTVTLSPLQIDCDFDSGNIQVLDASNPDQVHLAIRPDTNSGHFQWFHFKVSGLTPGQVHRFSLDNASESSYKNAWSGYNAVASYDQQTWFRVPSQFDGKALSFELKAEHEQVWFAYFEPYPRARHNQLIERAQQIPGVELLAHGRSVQGRDIPLLRAGDGAAGKRKLWLIAQQHPGEHMAEWFMEGVIDRLQANDPTVQKLLEKADLYLIPNMNPDGAFLGHLRTNFKGKDLNRAWQDASVEFSPEVFFAQAQMKQYGVDAFIDVHGDEEIPHVFTAACEGNPGYTPRLAKLEEQFRTTLCSVTKDFQTVHGYTRDEPGQANTTLACNAVGMAHDCLSLTLEMPFKDHDDAPEPVAQWSGARSKALAGAVLETLLKVVDDLR
- a CDS encoding fimbrial biogenesis chaperone yields the protein MWVGAKWAQGVIGMLLLASLPAGAATSVLIWPIDPVLEADQKAGALWLENRGTAPASLQVRVFAWRQGDYQEQFQAQREIIGSPPVANIPPGQKQLIRLTRTGSSPVGQEQAYRIIIDEIPSPLPTDAASQGTTAAIRLQMRYSVPLFVYGEGLWGKADPQGKRNADGVGKPQLSWRPVTVQGKPYVEMRNTGPVHARLTDVVVQHGGQAKPLAEGLLGYVLPGASMRWPAPATPNAGSVIKGRVNGQETAEVIRQGQ
- a CDS encoding Csu type fimbrial protein, producing MQMKGLLCSLLLLPAGSAWALCSSVATQPAGFGTVNSTLVRTTVQSASSTNSGLQCTGSLLSLLSSNDHFYATITSTTSGLVGPTGDVIPYTLYADNSTSYPITRGVAFDFARNGILDLLGLLNGTTPKSVPLYMKTQIGSNVAAGVYQETLTIAWSWDYCSGIGIGSICLGRDIGAGSRTLNVSLTVSNDCQITTPNISFGSAPVVAGFGTVSQSVNLSCTKGSAYTVGLNDGENVSGGRRRMKSTAGNYLAYDIFKSAGTVRWGSLTTARRSSSDADVNPGNGTGTGSQVFNYNAKVYTDQATPPAASYLDNVILDVQF
- a CDS encoding fimbria/pilus outer membrane usher protein; the protein is MKGKGHGGPGNGRNPCVRWLSRASRCWCLGLTLFGPSLALADDLPPPPSETTAIGDATLYLDLLVNQMPRAELVPVQQRAGRLFLDSEVLRGLGVKLPGDPQGEVALDAVAGLHTDYDSQNQRLLLQVPPAWLPDQQVGDRGLYPASEARSSFGALFNYDLYLNDTDDGGSYLAAWNELRLFDSWGTFSTTGQWRQSFNGAQSDANRQGFLRYDTTWRFTDEQRLLTYEAGDFVTGALPWTSSVRVGGVQLSRDFGARPDLVTYPLPAFAGEAAVPTSLDLFINGYKSSTTELQPGPYTLTNVPFINGAGEAVVVTTDALGRQVSTTLPFYVTSSLLQKGLSDFSVAAGSLRRDYAVEDFGYGTGVASASLRHGVSDSFTLETHVEAAESLLLGGLGGNMRLGTFGVLNAAFAQSQFEGEQGHQVALGYQYNSQRIGFSYQRLQRYGEYSDLTRVDLPDMQLSQRSEQVTLSVNLDQYGSLGAGYFDVRAGDDTRTRLINLSWSKPLWGNSSLYLSANREVGDSSWAVQAQVVIPFDFGSTLAVSTERSRDGESLQRVNYSRAVPVGGGVGYNLGYAGGSDRDAYRQADVTWRLQSVQLQAGVYGSSGEMTRWADASGSLVWMDAGIFAANRIDDAFVVVSTSGYADVPVRYENQEIGRTDRSGHLLVPYSSGYYRGKYEIDPMNLPPDVLAAEVEQRVAVRRGSGYLLEFPLKRVLAASIELVDSHQQPLKLGSTVTHQESGSQAVVGWDGLVYLENLSPHNRLQVALEGGGQCQVEFDLPESAGSIPLIGPLVCR